In the genome of Flexistipes sinusarabici DSM 4947, one region contains:
- a CDS encoding IS5 family transposase, which yields MYYLLKTKGVVMEKYIEPTVLDSMLDFKANDSTYLDKINSLIDWKKVKSILDKKYRWTKNTSGSRAYSPLLLFKILLVQSWEKLSDPQAEFALKDRLSVIRFVGVSVSGEVPDHSTISRFRSRLLELEIFDELFSEINRQLSELNLIVKSRKEAIIDATLVESSCRPRKVVNDIAEDRHEGDDDNDSSCGGSGGNNESNISYSKDTDASWLKKGNRAYYGYKQFFCVNSDGYILGEMVKSARESEVRNLAPLLQKLNLPKGTAIYADKGYSSESNRKDISGTYADMIMYKAARNKPLTGFQKFHNKAVSKVRYVVEQAIGLIKLHFGYTRSRFIGIDKVRLELSIHCMAYNLRKGALRMI from the coding sequence ATGTATTATTTATTAAAGACAAAAGGAGTTGTTATGGAAAAGTACATAGAACCCACAGTATTAGATTCAATGTTAGACTTTAAAGCTAATGATTCGACTTATCTTGATAAGATAAATTCACTTATAGACTGGAAGAAAGTAAAATCAATCCTTGATAAGAAATACAGATGGACTAAGAACACATCTGGCAGCAGAGCTTATTCACCGTTACTTTTGTTTAAAATACTTTTAGTACAGTCGTGGGAAAAGCTGAGTGACCCTCAGGCTGAATTTGCCTTAAAGGATCGGTTGTCAGTAATAAGATTTGTAGGAGTAAGTGTATCCGGAGAAGTTCCGGATCACAGTACCATCAGCAGGTTTCGGAGCAGATTACTTGAATTGGAGATATTTGACGAGTTATTTTCAGAGATAAACAGGCAGTTATCGGAATTAAATTTAATAGTGAAAAGCAGGAAGGAAGCGATAATAGATGCGACATTGGTAGAGTCCTCGTGCCGTCCCCGTAAAGTAGTAAATGATATTGCAGAAGATCGGCATGAAGGAGATGATGACAATGATAGTTCCTGTGGTGGTTCCGGAGGGAATAATGAAAGCAACATAAGTTATTCGAAGGACACTGATGCGAGTTGGTTAAAGAAGGGTAATAGAGCGTATTATGGCTACAAACAATTTTTCTGTGTAAATTCGGACGGTTATATATTGGGAGAAATGGTAAAGAGTGCCAGAGAGAGTGAGGTGCGGAATTTGGCACCTTTATTACAAAAGCTTAATTTGCCTAAGGGAACGGCAATATATGCAGATAAAGGCTACAGCAGTGAATCTAACCGCAAAGACATATCAGGAACCTATGCAGATATGATAATGTATAAGGCAGCGCGGAATAAGCCACTTACAGGGTTTCAGAAATTTCATAACAAGGCAGTAAGCAAGGTTCGTTATGTCGTTGAGCAGGCAATTGGATTGATTAAGCTTCATTTTGGTTATACTCGTAGCCGATTTATAGGTATTGATAAGGTTAGGCTGGAATTGTCTATACATTGTATGGCATATAATCTGAGAAAGGGTGCTTTAAGAATGATTTGA
- a CDS encoding IS1380-like element ISFsi1 family transposase has protein sequence MSKLNYKLERSNDKITPFGGISLLIPLLDKMGIRDFLDKELDHPGSNRGKPPSSKIIPVILSMICGGRSFSDIDKLSFDKVLSYISGIEDIPDSSSISRYFSKTESMLDEVAVNKTISKLGSLNYKIVKDALKRENLFSVTLDQDATYAKVYKRDAKYCYKKFKAYSSMTCFIGESGYCIDEEFREGNVSAQVGILEQLQRVHKYLESCGIEVSNVRNDSAGYQSKVLNYCFDNDLTFFIGGDLDSSVRKGINHIPSDSWKRYRNRYGDESDNEEIAEFIHCMENTKESFRIIVVRKKIESDNPTVPELLGDKYEYRVIATNSKLDAEKVVHFYNLRGVCEYNIKEAKYGFNLKSFPSGNLAGNGLWFKTGILAYNLIMYLKRIIMGGVYKNKEMGSIRYQVISIAGKLVSHGGNKLKLCCSVDMFKKMEQWRTECLTL, from the coding sequence ATGAGCAAACTAAACTACAAATTAGAAAGAAGCAATGATAAAATTACCCCATTTGGTGGAATATCTTTGTTAATCCCACTGTTAGATAAGATGGGCATCCGAGATTTCCTTGATAAAGAACTTGATCATCCAGGCTCTAACAGAGGCAAACCGCCATCTTCTAAAATAATTCCTGTTATTCTATCGATGATATGCGGTGGCAGGAGTTTCAGTGATATCGACAAACTTTCTTTTGATAAGGTTTTAAGCTATATCAGCGGTATTGAAGATATCCCGGATAGTTCCAGCATCAGTAGGTATTTTTCAAAAACAGAAAGCATGTTGGATGAAGTAGCAGTTAATAAAACAATCAGCAAACTGGGCAGTCTCAACTATAAAATAGTGAAAGATGCTTTAAAAAGAGAAAATTTATTTTCAGTTACTCTGGATCAGGACGCCACTTATGCAAAGGTGTATAAAAGGGATGCCAAGTATTGTTATAAGAAATTTAAAGCATACAGTTCTATGACGTGTTTTATAGGAGAGAGCGGTTATTGTATAGACGAGGAATTTCGGGAAGGCAATGTAAGTGCCCAGGTTGGCATACTTGAACAGCTTCAGAGAGTCCATAAATATCTTGAATCTTGTGGTATAGAAGTATCCAATGTTCGTAATGATTCTGCCGGTTACCAATCTAAAGTATTGAATTACTGTTTTGATAACGATTTAACGTTTTTTATAGGAGGTGACCTTGATAGTTCAGTTCGTAAAGGAATAAATCATATACCATCTGATTCATGGAAAAGATATAGAAATAGGTATGGAGATGAAAGCGATAATGAGGAAATAGCAGAGTTTATTCACTGTATGGAAAACACTAAGGAGAGTTTCCGTATAATAGTTGTTCGTAAGAAAATTGAGTCAGACAACCCCACAGTTCCGGAGCTTCTTGGTGATAAATATGAATATCGTGTTATTGCAACTAATTCAAAACTGGATGCAGAAAAGGTGGTACATTTTTATAATTTGCGCGGTGTTTGTGAATACAATATAAAAGAAGCAAAGTATGGTTTTAATTTAAAAAGCTTTCCTTCGGGTAATCTTGCGGGTAACGGCTTATGGTTTAAGACAGGAATACTGGCATATAATCTGATTATGTACCTCAAACGAATCATAATGGGAGGTGTCTATAAAAATAAAGAGATGGGTAGTATACGTTATCAGGTCATATCTATAGCGGGGAAACTTGTGTCCCACGGCGGTAATAAACTGAAGTTGTGCTGCAGTGTGGATATGTTCAAAAAAATGGAACAGTGGAGGACAGAATGTTTAACGTTGTGA